From the genome of Verrucomicrobiia bacterium, one region includes:
- a CDS encoding Ig-like domain-containing protein encodes MKKPVFLTCLVVALCVSQAATVNDHFSRADTAPQTAADDPNAIGGHWTVAQGEWMLKDGKLMPGPTGVDQQLIILNAVPTYNTEGTNFTLQAVVQFNTPGDDLTLWAGVIFNYQDPLNFCTVRYCGAGLVQLVKWENGDVGGYGEIPSTPPITGRPYRITVSSTGLGIYSASIDDAITGENMGSITDYDLGGGFANGYGGVHSGFNTGYWKIAFDNFSLEVGPEIAVPPLLLALPTTASANPGGQLALTADIGGNPLPQVQWKFEGQDIPGATDLTLIVDNFQAANVGGYSLAATNSSGGLETPVVDASFGSRFADDFNRADTLPQDASSVPNAIGSAWNIFSGEWAIHQNQLAQAGNTTGELMAYINSPATMSDGSGGNFTLTATLQLDSEDPTGFVGLIFNAAPDAGDTYVLRYNGQGTVQLIGVLGGAIGPVPLSVENAFIHVQNRPYRVTVASESPNAFTVQIYDTVADMEVYTTTVADGGANLVGGSGGVYAFPGFELMRFDDFNLTVQPWANQNPSVLSFTTGALTGLPQDIQIIGGQYAPTDPDGDALTVIAVTPSVNGGTVTTDGNKITYTSDAAFTGADSFDYTVSDGQGGAATGTITVNVIANSAAQNRIVVNGPVSDGTIHLAFQGIPSSAYVLDWTSSLAAPVTWTSVSTNLTDATGVLEMSHTTATPENFYRLRKL; translated from the coding sequence ATGAAAAAACCAGTGTTTCTGACTTGTTTGGTGGTAGCACTTTGCGTGAGCCAGGCCGCCACCGTCAACGATCACTTTAGTCGCGCCGATACGGCACCTCAAACAGCCGCTGACGATCCGAATGCCATTGGCGGTCACTGGACCGTGGCTCAGGGCGAATGGATGCTGAAGGATGGGAAATTGATGCCGGGACCAACCGGGGTGGATCAGCAATTAATCATTTTGAACGCCGTGCCCACCTATAACACCGAAGGCACGAATTTCACCTTGCAGGCGGTGGTGCAGTTTAACACACCGGGAGACGATCTGACTCTCTGGGCGGGAGTGATTTTCAATTACCAGGATCCGCTCAATTTTTGCACGGTTCGCTATTGTGGCGCAGGCCTAGTGCAATTGGTGAAGTGGGAGAATGGCGATGTGGGCGGGTACGGCGAAATCCCAAGCACGCCGCCGATCACCGGTCGGCCTTACCGCATTACGGTCTCCTCCACTGGGTTGGGAATTTATTCGGCGAGTATTGATGATGCGATTACGGGCGAAAACATGGGCAGCATTACCGACTACGATCTGGGCGGTGGCTTTGCCAATGGTTATGGCGGCGTGCATAGCGGGTTTAACACCGGATATTGGAAGATCGCCTTTGACAACTTTAGTTTGGAGGTGGGGCCCGAAATCGCCGTGCCGCCGCTTTTGCTCGCCTTGCCCACGACGGCGAGCGCCAACCCCGGAGGTCAATTGGCTTTGACGGCGGATATCGGCGGCAATCCGTTGCCGCAAGTGCAGTGGAAATTCGAGGGGCAAGATATTCCCGGGGCCACCGATCTAACCCTGATTGTGGACAACTTCCAAGCGGCGAACGTGGGCGGTTATTCCTTGGCGGCTACGAACAGCTCGGGTGGGCTGGAGACTCCGGTCGTGGATGCTTCCTTCGGCTCGCGGTTTGCGGATGATTTCAATCGTGCCGACACGTTGCCGCAGGATGCCAGCAGTGTGCCGAATGCCATTGGCAGCGCTTGGAACATCTTTTCAGGTGAGTGGGCGATCCATCAAAATCAATTGGCGCAGGCCGGCAACACAACTGGCGAGTTGATGGCCTACATCAATTCGCCCGCCACAATGAGTGATGGTAGTGGTGGGAATTTTACTCTGACGGCCACGCTGCAACTGGATAGCGAAGACCCCACTGGGTTTGTCGGGTTGATTTTTAATGCGGCCCCCGACGCAGGGGATACTTACGTTTTGCGTTACAATGGGCAGGGCACGGTCCAGCTCATTGGTGTTCTGGGTGGAGCAATCGGGCCGGTACCGTTGAGCGTAGAAAATGCGTTTATTCACGTCCAAAACCGGCCGTATCGCGTGACCGTAGCCTCGGAAAGTCCCAACGCCTTCACGGTTCAGATTTATGATACCGTGGCGGACATGGAGGTTTATACCACCACAGTGGCCGATGGTGGCGCGAACCTCGTGGGCGGCTCCGGTGGTGTTTACGCCTTCCCCGGTTTCGAGCTGATGCGGTTTGATGACTTTAATCTGACGGTTCAACCGTGGGCTAACCAAAATCCCAGCGTGCTTTCCTTCACCACGGGTGCGTTGACAGGATTGCCCCAGGACATCCAGATCATCGGTGGACAATATGCTCCGACGGATCCGGATGGCGATGCGCTGACGGTGATCGCTGTCACCCCAAGCGTAAATGGCGGCACCGTTACGACTGACGGCAACAAAATCACGTACACTTCGGACGCCGCCTTCACGGGCGCGGATAGCTTTGACTATACGGTGAGTGATGGCCAGGGCGGTGCGGCGACCGGCACGATCACGGTTAATGTGATTGCCAATAGCGCGGCGCAAAATCGGATTGTTGTGAATGGCCCCGTGAGCGACGGGACGATCCATCTCGCTTTCCAGGGAATTCCGAGTTCGGCGTACGTGCTGGATTGGACCTCGAGTCTGGCGGCACCCGTGACTTGGACATCGGTCAGTACGAATCTGACCGACGCGACGGGGGTTTTGGAGATGTCCCATACCACGGCTACTCCAGAAAATTTTTATCGGCTCCGAAAACTTTAA
- a CDS encoding prepilin-type N-terminal cleavage/methylation domain-containing protein, which produces MKMGALKPRVAFTLIELLVVIAIIAILAALLLPTLGRAKERSKTISCVNNLKQICLATKMYMDDNAGYAPPLYWQIGSPWMPADFKFGSDYLVQNPYGFFWQDRLRVGGYAKALKIFNCPSLRAYAAKDIGGGYSTNNPLGIGINVFEFGTTIGYTEPLWVKESMISRPSGFIIYADAGAVTPGTLKLNPDQWVSDSASDAAAAQLTGAGATYFCPPSGWQYASGIQPRSIPRHNRRCNFGFFDGHAENLKNSSVGYQYLNGVEGAAVGTPQPEAALWARAH; this is translated from the coding sequence ATGAAGATGGGAGCACTAAAGCCGCGTGTCGCTTTTACGTTGATTGAATTACTGGTGGTGATTGCCATCATCGCGATCCTGGCGGCCCTGCTGCTGCCGACGTTGGGGCGTGCGAAGGAACGATCCAAGACGATCAGTTGCGTCAACAACCTGAAGCAGATTTGCCTGGCCACCAAAATGTATATGGACGACAACGCTGGATACGCGCCGCCCCTTTATTGGCAGATCGGCAGCCCGTGGATGCCCGCCGATTTCAAGTTCGGTTCGGATTATCTCGTGCAGAATCCTTACGGCTTTTTCTGGCAGGATCGGTTGCGGGTTGGTGGTTACGCCAAGGCGCTCAAAATTTTTAATTGTCCCTCATTGCGCGCTTATGCGGCCAAGGATATCGGGGGCGGTTACAGCACCAACAATCCGCTGGGTATTGGCATCAATGTGTTCGAGTTCGGCACGACCATCGGTTACACCGAACCGCTGTGGGTGAAGGAATCCATGATCAGTCGCCCGAGCGGATTCATCATTTACGCGGATGCGGGCGCCGTCACCCCAGGCACGCTCAAATTGAATCCGGACCAATGGGTGTCGGATTCGGCGTCCGATGCTGCCGCGGCGCAACTCACCGGCGCCGGTGCCACTTACTTCTGTCCCCCGTCAGGCTGGCAGTACGCCTCGGGTATTCAACCGCGCTCGATACCGCGTCACAATCGGCGCTGCAATTTCGGCTTCTTTGATGGTCACGCGGAAAACCTGAAAAACAGTTCGGTTGGCTACCAGTATTTAAACGGCGTGGAGGGCGCTGCTGTGGGTACTCCCCAGCCTGAAGCGGCGCTTTGGGCGCGTGCCCACTGA
- the uvrA gene encoding excinuclease ABC subunit UvrA, producing the protein MSNSASGAVIRLRGVRHNNLKSFDLDLPLHRLIVITGLSGSGKSSLAFDTLYAEGQRRYIETFSPYARQFFDRMDKPQVDSIEGIPPAIAIEQRNAVRTTRSTVGTMTEICDHLKVLWPHLAQLHCRGCGRPVTKTAPPGVWQALSVAPSAEVLITFEVPLSEKLSLAESLALIAKQGYQRLLVNGEVTRLDEAAKLATLQPPPTALIVVQDRLKLTPTARARIIEACEQAYHFGKGKLTVWTMSATTEVRQPRRFSNWRHCAQCDIEYPEATPALFSFNHPLGACPTCKGFGRTITIDYDLALPDRTLTLAEGAIKPWRNGFSAECQRDLKKFCQARKVPMNVPFHKLAAEHQRWVIEGDKDYGIDEAHEWPRAWYGVKGYFRWLETKSYKMHVRVLLSRYRAYTRCPDCHGARLKPEALLYWLNVDAAGSKSPKTSRAATPTGNTSQPTTRLTLPDFYALPIRDALNLVNQLIRQRSRLRKTSPQDSVRLALDEVRTRLAYLDGVGLGYLTLDRPTRTLSGGETERVNLTTCLGTRLVNTLFVLDEPSVGLHPRDTDRLVRILEKLRDTGNTVVVVEHEAGVMRAADQIVDIGPGHGATGGEIVFQGPLRDLLKSKTSLTGQYLSGRKRIELSQRRPIHSAAANGAAQKPKADQSYILENSAMLKIEDATRHNLNHLSVEIPLGRFVVVTGVSGSGKSTLIRDVLLPTLQARLHDQDISPTKASDRLDSEESVNDAAADQTANHSPALTQITGYETLRQVVLVDQSALGKTPRSNPAVYIGAFDDIREVFAQSDIAKQRGLNASAFSFNSSVGQCEKCHGAGFEKIEMQFLSDIFIRCPECDGRRYRQHILDLKISPPRPASATTPQWSIGDFLEATVDEVIDFLAGFADSKPARRATASLKLLQEVGLGYLRLGQPINTLSGGESQRLKLVRHLAEATQHSAATDRPANRRNSKRIGHQPAATATLFLFDEPTTGLHFDDVRVLLQVFQRLVAAGHSVVVIEHNLEVIKCADWIIDLGPEAGAEGGKVVATGTPENIARNPASHTGQYLRRSYSGERAPRRRPRDASLRNQRTRKL; encoded by the coding sequence GTGTCAAATTCGGCTTCGGGTGCCGTCATTCGCTTGCGCGGCGTGCGGCATAACAACCTCAAAAGCTTCGATCTCGATCTGCCGCTGCATCGGCTCATCGTCATCACCGGCTTGAGTGGTTCGGGTAAAAGTTCGCTCGCCTTCGACACGCTGTATGCCGAGGGCCAGCGACGTTACATCGAAACTTTTTCGCCCTACGCCCGGCAGTTCTTCGACCGCATGGATAAACCGCAAGTGGACAGCATCGAAGGCATCCCGCCCGCCATTGCCATCGAACAACGCAACGCGGTTCGCACCACGCGCAGCACGGTCGGCACGATGACGGAAATTTGCGATCACTTGAAAGTCCTTTGGCCGCACCTCGCGCAACTGCACTGTCGCGGTTGCGGTCGGCCGGTGACGAAAACAGCGCCGCCAGGTGTGTGGCAAGCATTGTCAGTCGCGCCATCGGCAGAAGTTTTGATCACCTTTGAAGTTCCACTTTCGGAAAAGCTTTCCCTGGCTGAATCGCTCGCGTTGATTGCCAAGCAAGGCTACCAACGACTGCTGGTAAACGGCGAGGTGACGCGGCTCGACGAAGCCGCCAAACTTGCGACTCTTCAACCACCGCCAACCGCTTTAATCGTGGTGCAGGATCGGCTCAAGCTCACACCGACGGCGCGCGCGCGCATCATCGAAGCCTGCGAACAGGCCTACCACTTCGGCAAAGGCAAATTGACCGTCTGGACAATGTCCGCCACAACCGAAGTGCGCCAGCCGCGCCGTTTTTCCAACTGGCGCCATTGCGCCCAATGTGACATTGAGTATCCCGAGGCCACGCCCGCCTTGTTCAGTTTCAATCATCCGCTCGGCGCGTGTCCGACTTGCAAGGGCTTTGGTCGCACCATCACGATTGATTACGATCTGGCGCTTCCCGACCGCACGCTGACGCTGGCGGAAGGCGCGATCAAGCCGTGGCGCAACGGATTCAGCGCGGAGTGTCAGCGCGATTTGAAAAAGTTTTGCCAGGCGCGCAAAGTTCCGATGAACGTGCCGTTCCACAAGCTCGCCGCCGAACACCAACGCTGGGTCATTGAAGGCGACAAGGATTACGGCATTGACGAAGCGCACGAATGGCCGCGCGCGTGGTACGGCGTGAAAGGCTATTTCCGCTGGCTGGAAACCAAGTCCTACAAAATGCACGTCCGGGTGTTGCTCTCACGCTATCGCGCTTACACCCGCTGCCCGGATTGCCACGGCGCGCGCTTGAAACCCGAGGCGCTGCTTTATTGGCTCAACGTGGACGCCGCCGGATCGAAGTCGCCGAAAACCTCGCGAGCGGCCACGCCAACCGGCAATACTTCCCAGCCGACGACACGCCTGACGCTGCCTGATTTCTACGCGTTGCCCATTCGCGACGCGTTGAACCTGGTCAACCAATTGATCCGGCAACGGTCGCGACTCCGCAAAACCTCGCCGCAAGACTCCGTGCGGCTCGCTTTGGACGAGGTGCGCACCCGCCTCGCTTACCTTGATGGGGTCGGGCTTGGATACCTCACGCTGGACCGGCCCACGCGCACCTTGAGTGGTGGGGAAACCGAGCGCGTGAACCTCACGACCTGCCTCGGCACGCGTTTGGTGAACACTCTTTTTGTTCTGGATGAACCCAGCGTCGGGCTGCATCCGCGCGACACGGACCGCCTCGTCCGCATCCTCGAAAAACTTCGCGATACCGGCAACACCGTGGTGGTGGTGGAACACGAAGCCGGCGTCATGCGCGCCGCCGACCAGATTGTGGATATCGGCCCCGGCCACGGCGCCACCGGCGGCGAAATTGTTTTTCAAGGTCCGCTGCGTGATCTGTTGAAATCCAAAACTTCACTCACCGGCCAATACTTGAGTGGACGAAAACGCATCGAACTTTCGCAACGCCGGCCAATTCATTCCGCAGCGGCGAACGGCGCGGCGCAAAAGCCCAAAGCGGATCAAAGTTATATTCTCGAAAACAGCGCCATGCTAAAGATTGAGGACGCCACGCGCCATAATCTCAACCACCTTTCCGTCGAGATTCCGCTGGGGCGCTTCGTCGTCGTCACCGGCGTCAGCGGCTCGGGCAAGTCCACGTTGATTCGTGACGTGCTCCTACCGACATTGCAAGCCAGACTCCACGATCAAGACATCAGCCCCACCAAAGCCTCCGACCGGCTTGACTCCGAGGAAAGCGTCAACGACGCCGCAGCGGACCAGACCGCGAATCACTCCCCCGCCCTAACGCAGATCACCGGCTACGAAACCCTGCGCCAGGTGGTTCTTGTGGATCAATCCGCGCTCGGCAAAACACCGCGCTCGAATCCCGCCGTTTACATCGGCGCGTTCGATGACATCCGCGAAGTGTTTGCGCAATCCGACATCGCCAAACAACGCGGATTGAACGCCAGCGCGTTCAGCTTCAATTCCAGCGTTGGCCAATGCGAGAAGTGTCACGGGGCCGGGTTTGAGAAAATCGAGATGCAATTTCTCAGCGACATTTTCATTCGCTGCCCGGAGTGCGACGGACGCCGCTATCGTCAGCACATTCTGGATTTGAAAATCAGTCCGCCGCGTCCCGCATCTGCTACCACCCCGCAGTGGAGCATCGGCGATTTCCTCGAAGCCACGGTGGACGAAGTGATTGATTTTCTCGCGGGCTTCGCTGATTCCAAACCCGCCCGGCGCGCGACCGCCAGTTTGAAATTATTGCAAGAGGTGGGGCTGGGCTACCTGCGTCTTGGCCAACCCATCAATACGCTCTCGGGTGGGGAAAGTCAGCGGTTGAAACTCGTCCGCCACTTGGCCGAAGCCACGCAGCACTCAGCCGCAACGGACCGGCCAGCGAATCGCCGAAATTCAAAGCGTATCGGACATCAACCCGCCGCGACCGCCACGCTGTTCCTGTTTGACGAACCCACCACGGGTTTACATTTCGACGACGTCCGTGTGCTGCTGCAAGTTTTCCAACGACTGGTGGCGGCCGGGCACTCCGTCGTGGTTATCGAACACAATCTGGAGGTGATCAAATGCGCTGACTGGATTATTGATCTCGGGCCGGAAGCCGGTGCCGAAGGCGGCAAAGTCGTCGCCACCGGCACTCCAGAAAACATCGCGCGAAATCCTGCCAGTCATACTGGTCAGTATTTGCGGCGGAGCTACAGCGGCGAACGCGCACCAAGGCGTCGGCCTCGAGACGCTTCCTTGCGGAATCAACGCACGCGAAAACTTTGA